The genomic interval AGCCCTCTATCGCCACCTGATCACCAGACACACCTCGTCGCAGATGTCCCCCGAGGAGATCCATCAGCTCGGCCTCACCGAGGTCGCTCGCATTCGCGCCGCCATGGAGAAGATCAAAGAAGAGGTGAGCTTCGAAGGCAGCCTGCAGGAGTTCTTCGACTTCCAGCGCAGCGACCCGCAGTTCAAGTTCGACAGCGCCGAGGAGCTTCTCGCCGGCTATCGCGAGATCGCCGAGCGGGTCCGGCCGCGTCTGTCGCAGTTGTTCCCGAAAATGCCCCGCACCCCCCTCGAGATCCGCGCCGTTCCGGAGTTCTTCGAGCAGGCCGCCGGCAGCGCCTACTACTACGCGGGGACGCCCGACGGCTCGCGGCCGGGGGTCTTCTACGTCAACACCTACGACCTGCCGTCGCGCACCCGGCCGACCATGGAGACGCTCTACCTCCACGAGGCCTTGCCTGGCCACCACATGCAGGCCAGCCTCGCCCTCGAGGATCTCGAGCTGCCGTCCTTCGCGCGCTTCGAGGGCGGCACCGCCTACATCGAAGGCTGGGCCCTCTACGCCGAATCCCTCGGTCACGAGATGGGATTCTTCACCGACCCCTACCAGCACTTCGGCCACCTCGAGCTGGAGATGTTCCGAGCCCTGCGGCTGGTGGTCGACACCGGCCTCCACGATCAGGGCTGGAGCCGCCAGCGGGCCGTCGACTACATGCTGGCCAACACCTCTTCGGCCGCCAGCGTAGTCATCGCCGATGTCGACCGCTACGTCGTGTGGCCAGGCCAGGCACTGGCCTACAAGCTCGGCCAGCTCACCCTGCGCCGCTTGCGCGACCGCGCCGAGGAAGCCCTCGGGGAAGATTTCGATCCGCGAGCCTTCCACGCCCAGGTGCTCGACAGTGGCGCCGTGCCGCTGCCGGTGATCGAGGCCAAGATCGAGGCCTGGATCGCCGACTCCGACTAGGAGGTTGCCGGGCACGAAAAAAGGCCGTCTCCCAGAGGAGACGGCCTTTTTCCTATTGCGCCGAGGCGGCTTCCCGAGTTACGGCAGCGGCTCGTCGAGCAGACCGACAGTGTCGGCGTTGCCGCAGAAGTTCTCGGCCTCGTTGTTGTAGCTCACGCTGCGCCCGGTCACCGTGTCGGTGACGGTGATGTCGTACACCACGTCCGACAGGGCGCCGTAGAAGACCCAGAAATTGTTGCCCGCGGCGGTGTTGTCGAGCACCTTCAGCACCAGCTCGATGTTCTCCGGTCCGAAGAACCAGAAGTAGCCGGTCTCGGTGGTTCCCGGAACCGCCTTGCCGGTACCCGTCTGGCCGTTGCGGAAGTTGAACCAGTCGACCTTGACCTCGAAGCGGTCCTCGAACAGACAGAGGGTCTCGGTGCCGTCGACACAGGTTCCGACGGGCGAGGCGATGCTGGTCACGTCGTCGACCTCCGGCAGCGGCAGAGAGAATGCCCGCAGACCGCTCGCCGGGCTCGAAGCCGGCCCCTGGAAGGCCTGCGTGTCGGCGAAGCCGCACAGCTCACCAGGGGGGTTGTGGTACGTGTTCGAGCTGCCGTCGGTGGTATCGGTGACGGTGATCCAGTACTCCACCGTCGACAGAGCGCCGTAGAAGAACCAATAGCCCTGGCCGATGCCGGTGGCGTCGATGGCCTTGACGATCAGCTCCGTGTTGCGCGGATCGAAGAAGGTGAAGATGCCGCTGGTGTCCTGGGCGAAGGGCGCCTGGGCAGAACCGATGCCGTTGGTGCCGTTGGCGAACTGGTTGCGCCACTGGACCTTCACCCGGAAACGGTCGTCGAGCAGGCAAAGGGTGTCGTTGGCGGTCGTACAGGGACCGTTGATGCCATCGAAGGGCGTGGCGCTCGACTCGTTGGTGTAGCCCGAGTTGCCGTTGCCGTTGGTCGCCCGCACCCGGAAGGTGTAGGGCCGGCCGGAGACCAGGCCCCCGACCACCAGGCTGTTGGCGTTGGGACCGGTGGAGGCGATCTGGAAGTACTCGCTGACCGGCGAGCGGGCCTCGACCAGGAAGTTCGTCTCGTTGTTCGAGAAGTCTTCCCAGGTGAGCTGGACCGCCGTCGGCGACAGGGCGGTGGCGGTCAGGAAGTCCGGATCGTCCGGCAGCGTCGACGGAGTGCGCAGCGTGGCGATGTTGGAGTAGCCGGAGTTGCCGCCGCCATTGCGCGCCCGCACCCGGAAGTCGTAGAGGGTGAGGGGCGTCAAGCCGGTGACGATGAAGGCCTCGCTGTTGGCCGGCAGGCTGTTGACGATCTGCACGAAGCCGCCGCCCTCGGTGCGCTGCTCGATGCGGTAGGAAGTCTCGTTGTCGGCATTGTCCTGCCACAGCAGCTCGACCGTCGTCGACGACAGAGCCGCCGCCGTCAGGTCCGTCGGCGCCGTCGGCACCGGCGTGTTTCCGACGCCGTTTCCATAGATCGTGCGGATCGCCGTCAGGTCGTCCGCGCCCAAGCGGGCGCCGCGGCCGTCGTTGTGCACGAAGGCCCGCATCAGCGCATCGTTGAGGGTGCCGCTCGAGCCACAGGACGGGCTCGAGTCGTCGCCACAGGCGTGGCCGAAGCCGAGGGTGTGGCCGAGCTCGTGGGCGAACAGCTCGGCCGCCGCCGTCACCCGGTTGCCGCTGCGATCGAAGTAGCACTGCAGACCGGCGTTGGTGATGATGTCGCCGCCGATGATGTTGCGATAAGTGGTGCCGCGGAAGACGTGGGTCTGGTTGTTGAACCAGGGGCCACCGATGGCGAGAACTCCACCGCCGTTGCAGCTGAAGGGAGCCTCGAAGGAGTTGTTGTTGTTGGGGTCTTCGTAGGCGATGGCGTTGGTGCCGTCGAAGTTGGTCAAGCCGCCGGTCAGGCCGGTCGTTTGAGAAGAACCGTAGCCGTAGCTGACCAGACTCTGATTGTCTCCGGACCACGCCTGCATGCCGGCCCGGAAAGCATCGATCACCTGCTGCAGGGTCAATCCCGGCTGATTGGCGTTGCTCACCCGCCAGCGGACGGTGGCTCCGGAGTCGAAATCGGGCCAGCGAAGGGCCCGCCCCTGATTGTCTTCGAACTGGGTGAACTGGTCGTGAATCGAGGTGACGTCGTCGTCCGAGATCTCGAGAAAGTAGGACGCCGCCGGCTTGGCACCGGTCGAGCGCTCGCGGATCCAGTTGAGGAAAGCGGCGCGATCGCGCGGACCCCGAGCCGGAGCATCGATGCCCTCGAGGGCCAGCTCGTGGGTGCCGGCCAGGTTGCGGGCCAGGATCTTCCGCCCCTGCCAGTCGACCTCACGGAAAGCCCCGAGAAGATGGTGGGCGATGCGGAAAGTACCGTCCGGCGCCGGGCTGAGGAACAACACCACCCGCTCGCCGACGCGGAACTCGGGAATCCCCCACAGCTTGAGACCGATGCCGTCGGGACGCACACCGCCAGGCGTGCGCACGATCAAGCTCGAGCCGGGCACGTTGCCCTTGACCACCGCCTCGACCTCGACCTGATAGTCGGTCGACGGCCGACCGGAGGTCGGGGCGTTCTCCTTCGCCATCACCCGCGCCTCGACCACTACCGGGCTGCCATCGGCCAGGTTCTCGTCGGACACCATGACGAAGGTGGTCGCCGACAGCGGCACCGTCGCCAAACAGAGCAGAACAAAGAGGACAGAGGGGAAGATCTTCGATTTCATCAGCAATCTCCAAGAATGCGGGCTCGGCGACAAATGGGGATCTCAGGTGGGCTGCAACAAGAACTCATGGTGATTGTTTCCCATCGACCGAGGATGGAAACGCCCGGGGGGTGTCTTTCTGTCCAAACCACGCAATGTCATTATAGCATATGGACTTCTTCCTGACGGCGGCCTTCAGTCGCCCTTCTTCTCGCTCTTGGTTGCGGTCGAGGCCTTGCCGGCGGAGTCCTTGGAGCTCTTGCTCTTGCTCTCGCCCTCGCTCTTCTTTGCCTCACCGGAGTCGCTGGAGGACTTGCCGTCTCCGCCACTTCCGGCCCGAGCGTAGTCGGTGACATACCAGCCGGAGCCTTTGAACTGGAAGGCCGGCGACGACAAGAGCTTCTTGAGCGAACCGCCGCACTCGGAGCACTCGGTCAACGGCGGATCGGACATCCGCTGGATCTCTTCGCTACGACGGTCACATTGCTGACACTGGTACTCGTAAATCGGCATACAGACTCCGAACCTCGAGGTTCTGTGCTTCGTCCTACGGAGTAGGGATTCCCGCGGATGGGTGGACGGACGCTGCGTTTGCCGGCCGTCCCCGGCGAACCGGGGGCTAACCGGAGAAGCGACCGCCCGGAGTCTTGAGGCGAATCTTGACCGACGAGGTCTCGGGCTCGCTCTTCGACTCCTGCGGCTCATTCTCTTCCAGGGCGGGCCTGCGAATCAATTGCAGCACCTGGAAGGCGTACATCAGCTTGGCGTTTTCGGCCGCCGAGAAGGGACCGGCGGTGCAGATCTCATAGAGGGAGCGGCTGCCGTCGACCAGTCGCAGCAGATCGAACTGCTCGCTGTCGAGGCCGGCATCGATGATGCCTTCGGTGTCGTCCGTCGGCGCGAAAACGGTGCTGCGCTGTCCCAGGCGAGCGACCAGGGCCTTGGCGTTGGGAGCCCGCTGAATGCCCTGCAGGATGACGTGCCGCATCGGCAGGCGAATGCCGCCGCCGCCGGGATCGCCGATCTTGAAAGAGACCCGGCCGTCTTGCCAGTAGAACAGGCTCCAGACAATCGCCTCCACCTGTTTGCGAATCGCCCGCGCCACTTCGCCCGGCGACAGCAATCCGGCCTCCACCAGAATCACGCCATAGCGGCGCTTGCCCGCCTCGCGCTCCTTCATGGTGGCGCTGTAGTCCTCCGAGCTGAGCTGCCCGGAGCGCAGCAAATAGCTGCCCAAGCTGTCGTTGATGTCCGACGAGGAGGCGTGAACCACGCAGCGCCCCGAGACATGCACCCGCTTGCTCACGCCCTCACGCTCCGCCTCGATCACCCCGCCGACACCGAAGCGATCGATCGCGTTGAGCATCTCCGGGAGAGCCGTCTCCGAGAGATCTCCCCGATACTGGAAGACCTTTTCTTGAGAAGCCAGAGAATTCACCTCAAAATCATGCAAAAAGATGGAAAAGCAGCCTGGATCATACCAAATGCTTCCGCACACGAAAGTGCACGCCGGGCCGGCAATCCGGACAGGCCGCCACTCGGGCGCACCGTAGCGACCGCTAGAATCAGATGCGACCAGAGGCTCTCCGCCTCAGCGCCAATCAAACATCCCGAAACCAGACCATGATCACACCCCAAGAAGCCTGGAGCCGACTGAGCCCCCTGCTGGTCCCCCTGCCGCCGGAGGATTGTCCGCGCCGGCAGGCCCGCGGCCGCGTGCTCGCCCACGATCTCGCAGCCACCGTCGACGTTCCGCCGGCAGATGTCTCGGCGATGGACGGCTATGCCCTCGAGGGTGCCTTCGAGGCCGGCGCAGAACGTACCGTGGCCGGAGTCATCGCAGCCGGTGATGCGCCAGGCTTCGAGTTGCCGCCGGGCCAAGCGGTGCGCATCATGACCGGCGCACCGGTTCCCACGGGCGCCGACCGGGTGGTCCCGGTGGAAGCCACCGACCGCGGCCGCGAGCGGGTGCGCTTCGAGCGCCCGTCGACGGATCGCGACCACATCCGGCGCCAGGGCGAGGTCCTGCGAAGCGGCGCTCCGCTCCTCGCCACCGGCACTCCCCTGAGCTCGAGCGCCCTCTCCTTGATCGCCACCCACGGCTACCAAACCGTACCGACGGTGCGCCCACCGCGGGTGCGAGTGCTGGCGACGGGAGACGAGATCGTTCCGCCGGAGGCGCTGCCGCAGCCCGGCCAGCTGCGCGACTCCCACACCGACTTTCTGCTCGCCGCCGGCGCCGCCCGCGGTCTGACCTTCGAAGCTCTCGGCATCGCCCGCGACGACCCCCGCGATCTGCGGGCCAAGATTGCCCACGGCCTCGAAGCCGACGTGCTGCTGGTCTGTGGCGGAGTCTCGGCAGGCGAGTTCGACTACGCCGAAGGAATCTTCGCCGAGCTCGGCTGCGAGGCCCTCTTCGACGCCGTCGCCATGCAGCCCGGCAAACCGCTGGTCGCCGGCCGCCACCCTGGCGGACTGGTCTTCGGCCTGCCAGGCAATCCCGCCTCGGTGATGGTGAGCTATCGCCTCTTCGTGCAGCCCACCCTCGATCGCTTGGCGGGCCGGCCAGCGGAGCTGCTCGGCGATGCGCGGCAGGGAACTCTGCTGACCCCGGCCCCGGCGGCCAAGGGGCGCGACCGCTTTCTGCCCGCTCGCGTTGCCTGGCAGAACGGCGTCGCACGCGTCGAACCGCTGGTCGCCAAGGGCTCCCACGACCTCGCCGCCTTCGGCCTCGCCAACGCCCTGCTCCATCGACCGGCGGACAGCCCCGCAGTCGAGGTCGGTTCCACCGTCTCTTTCCTCGACCTCGACTGAGGTCCGCACCTCTCCTGGACACCGCGGAACCCGCCGGCCGCAAGGAATCTCAGGAGCCGAGTTTGGTGCTCGACCGGCGAATGGCGCACAATGCAGCCATCGCATGTCATGAACTCGGCCCTTACGGCCACCTTGGAGGGAGTCGTCATGTCTTCACGAGCGCTGAGAAACCTCGTCTTCGCCGTTCTCTGCCTGGTCCTCGGCTGGCCACTCGCGGCACAGCCCGCCGACCTCATCCTGGTTCTCGACGCCTCCGGCTCGATGTGGGGCCAGATCGACGGCAAGAACAAGATCGTCATCGCGCGCGAGGTGTTCGCCGAGCTGGTCGATGACCTGCCGGACGAGCAGACGGTGGGCGTCGTCGCCTACGGCCACCGCCGCGAGGGCGACTGCGAAGACATCGAGCTCGTCGCTCCCCTCGCCCGCCTCGACCGCGCTCAGCTCAAGACCACCGTCGACGGCCTGCAGCCGAAGGGCAAGACACCTCTGACGGCGGCCGTCGAGCGCGCCTTCGAGGAGGTCCGGCAGCGCGATTCGGCGACCGTGATCCTGATCAGCGACGGCCTCGAGACCTGCAACGCCGATCCCTGCGCCGCGGTTCGTCGCGCCAAGGACGAAGGTCTCGATTTCATCCTCCACGTCGTCGGCTTCGACGTCTCCAAAGAGGATCTGTCGTCCCTCGAGTGCGCCGCCCAGGCCGGTGACGGCCTGTTCTTCTCGGCCGCCAACGCCAACGAGCTCGGCACCGCCCTCGAACAGGCGGTCCAGGCGCCGGTCGACGAGCCGCCCGGTGCCTTGGCGGTCAAGGTGATTAACGGTGGTGAGCTGCAGGACGCCAGCGTCGTGGTCACCACCCCCAGCGGCGAGCAGGTCAACCTCGGCCGCACCTACACCGACCCGAGCACCAACCCGCGACGCCTACCCCTCGCCGCCGGCAGCTACGAGGTGAAGGTCCAGGCCCTCGGCATCAAGGGCGACACCCAGCGCCGGTTCTCGCTCACCCTCGAGGAGGGCGAGGTGGCCGAGCGCGAGTTCGACTTCACCTCCGGCGGGCTGTCCATCGGCGTCCTCCGCAACGGCCAGCTCAGCGACGCCACGGTGCGGGTCTACCTCGCCGGCACCAGCCAAGAAGTCGCCTCTGGACGCACCTACACCTCCGAAAAGACCAATCCCAAAGCCTTCGAGCTCACCCCCGGCACCTACGACGTCCAGATCCAGTCGGTCGAGATCAAGGGCCCGGTGCGCCACACCAGCACCGACCTGGTGGTCAATCCAGGCGACCAGACCACCGCCGAGGTCGCCTTCGAAAGTGGCGAGATCGCCCTCGGTGCCCGCCGCGACGGCGCCCTCGCCGACGCCGTCGTCCACGTCCGCTCCGTCGCCACCGGCAAAGCGATCGCCCAAGGCCGCACCTACACCTCCGAAAAGACCAACCCCAAGGTCTTCACCGTCGAGCCCGGCGAATACCGGGTCAGCCTCAAGCCCGCCGGGGACGGCGAGCCGCAAGAGCACACGGTCACCGTCGAAACCGGAGGCCGAGTCGAGAAGATGGTCGACTTCTGAGGTGGTGCGGGCCGCTTTTCGGTTTCAGGCGGCCAGTGGGACACCACAGGGCCTGCCGGTCAAGGCCGGAGAACCCAGACAAGATCGCAGGGAACGCCTCACCTGCGAACATCCCAAGTAAAATCCTCACTAAATTCCACAAGTGAACGGAGGATGGTTGCAAGCCCAAAGCTCAAGTCGTCTCTTCGTTGCCCTGCTCGTCGCGCTCGCGGTTGCTGGGCTGGCGCTCATCGGATGGGGCACGGATAGCGAGATCCCGGTCTTGACTTCCCTCGGTGGCGCCCTGCTCGGAACCAGCATCGCTTCCCTCCTCGGTGTCGCCAGTCGCTACGACCTCACAGAGCGCGTCACGAGCCTCCTCGAAGAAACGCAGCGCCCGAGCTTCACTTCCGACAACGCGAAGCTGAAAGATCACCGCAGGAAACTCCATCGCTACCACGCTTCCAAGCAGAACGGCTCGTTCATCTGGCAGTACGACATCCTCGATTTTACGAGCTCCAAGGATCCCGGAAGGCTTCGAACCGATGTAACGATCGGGCACGCCCGCGGCGCCAACAAAACCTACGCCGTCGAAGGAGGCTTCCGCGACCGGAGATTCGTCAGCTTCCAGAAAGCAACCATCGGTGACGAAGAGACAAGCGTCGGGGTCTATCCAGATCTCGGAAAGTCCTTCCTCGACAAGCACGTTGGTCTAGTGTTCAAAGAGACTTGGGACGGAACACCCATGTTGGCCCCCTCGATCATCAGTAACGAACCGATCGAGCCTTCCCTGCCGGAGGGAATCGTGTCCGCCGAGTTGGGATTGCGTCTCGACCGGATCTGGCGGAGCGGGATCCGCAACTACACGGGCAAGATCGAGGAACTGCTGAAATAGCAGAGCCTTCTCCCCTCTCGGTGCTTCCTTGATTGCGTGAGCTTCGAGCCATCGGAAAGTGTAGGATGGCGCCATGGAAGCGCTCGGGGGCTGGTGCCTCCCGCGGTCTTCAAAACCGTAGTCTCGTTCCGGTTCCGGCTCGAGGGGTGGGTTCGATTCCCATGCGCTTCCGCCAAATCCCGGCTCCGCCGGGATTTGGGAGGAACCGCATGGGAATCGGTGTGCGGCTCCCTCTGACGAGGTCGCAGCACGACGATTCCCTACGTGCTCCAAAGACCCTCACCATCAGGCTCTCGAAGTTCCGCTTGGAATCCACTCGGTGGCTCCCTCTGACGGGGTCGCTTCACGGCGATTCCCTTCTGCTCCAAATTCCTTCTCCAAATGGCACGAGTACTGCCGACGGAGATGCGGTGGGCAGCTCCCTCTGACGAGGTCGCTTCACGGCGATTCCCTGTTGGCTCCAATACCCTCTCCAGATGGGCCAATTCACGGCCTTGGGAATCCGCAGGCGCCTCCCTCTTCGAGGTTCGGCGCCTCCACCTGATGGGATCCCTGCCACCCGCTCGTCGAACCCGGCAGTGCTCGGTGACCTAGTAGCTTTCGCGCGAGGTAACGTGGCACGTACGAGACGGATCGGGCCCTTCCTGAGACCGAAATTCGGGATCCTGCGCTCTACCGGGCAGAAGGCTGAATCGCCTTTCTGGAACCAGG from Acidobacteriota bacterium carries:
- a CDS encoding DUF885 domain-containing protein produces the protein MRRAFARRTLLTLTAALAVTACSSQPSSQPDRWRLVDTSAAQALDGLFAASNDRRLDLDPQAALGRGDRRQADRFGDYLSRRHLAARSDNLRRDLAALARIDRQALPAAQQVAYDAFRYRAETELAGFENGSEEILRQLPFDHLFGYHIAFPDMSSGQSLFPFTDLADYESGLRRLTGFARYLDDSHRVLRLGIEQGHVPAEFATRRVIDQLSAAVEGGVEGSPLLGPTKSFPDTIGDADRQRLTAAYERAIGETVMPAFARLETFFEEEYLPASRQGAPGLIGMTDGKALYRHLITRHTSSQMSPEEIHQLGLTEVARIRAAMEKIKEEVSFEGSLQEFFDFQRSDPQFKFDSAEELLAGYREIAERVRPRLSQLFPKMPRTPLEIRAVPEFFEQAAGSAYYYAGTPDGSRPGVFYVNTYDLPSRTRPTMETLYLHEALPGHHMQASLALEDLELPSFARFEGGTAYIEGWALYAESLGHEMGFFTDPYQHFGHLELEMFRALRLVVDTGLHDQGWSRQRAVDYMLANTSSAASVVIADVDRYVVWPGQALAYKLGQLTLRRLRDRAEEALGEDFDPRAFHAQVLDSGAVPLPVIEAKIEAWIADSD
- a CDS encoding fibronectin type III domain-containing protein — protein: MKSKIFPSVLFVLLCLATVPLSATTFVMVSDENLADGSPVVVEARVMAKENAPTSGRPSTDYQVEVEAVVKGNVPGSSLIVRTPGGVRPDGIGLKLWGIPEFRVGERVVLFLSPAPDGTFRIAHHLLGAFREVDWQGRKILARNLAGTHELALEGIDAPARGPRDRAAFLNWIRERSTGAKPAASYFLEISDDDVTSIHDQFTQFEDNQGRALRWPDFDSGATVRWRVSNANQPGLTLQQVIDAFRAGMQAWSGDNQSLVSYGYGSSQTTGLTGGLTNFDGTNAIAYEDPNNNNSFEAPFSCNGGGVLAIGGPWFNNQTHVFRGTTYRNIIGGDIITNAGLQCYFDRSGNRVTAAAELFAHELGHTLGFGHACGDDSSPSCGSSGTLNDALMRAFVHNDGRGARLGADDLTAIRTIYGNGVGNTPVPTAPTDLTAAALSSTTVELLWQDNADNETSYRIEQRTEGGGFVQIVNSLPANSEAFIVTGLTPLTLYDFRVRARNGGGNSGYSNIATLRTPSTLPDDPDFLTATALSPTAVQLTWEDFSNNETNFLVEARSPVSEYFQIASTGPNANSLVVGGLVSGRPYTFRVRATNGNGNSGYTNESSATPFDGINGPCTTANDTLCLLDDRFRVKVQWRNQFANGTNGIGSAQAPFAQDTSGIFTFFDPRNTELIVKAIDATGIGQGYWFFYGALSTVEYWITVTDTTDGSSNTYHNPPGELCGFADTQAFQGPASSPASGLRAFSLPLPEVDDVTSIASPVGTCVDGTETLCLFEDRFEVKVDWFNFRNGQTGTGKAVPGTTETGYFWFFGPENIELVLKVLDNTAAGNNFWVFYGALSDVVYDITVTDTVTGRSVSYNNEAENFCGNADTVGLLDEPLP
- a CDS encoding FmdB family zinc ribbon protein gives rise to the protein MPIYEYQCQQCDRRSEEIQRMSDPPLTECSECGGSLKKLLSSPAFQFKGSGWYVTDYARAGSGGDGKSSSDSGEAKKSEGESKSKSSKDSAGKASTATKSEKKGD
- a CDS encoding DUF4388 domain-containing protein — translated: MNSLASQEKVFQYRGDLSETALPEMLNAIDRFGVGGVIEAEREGVSKRVHVSGRCVVHASSSDINDSLGSYLLRSGQLSSEDYSATMKEREAGKRRYGVILVEAGLLSPGEVARAIRKQVEAIVWSLFYWQDGRVSFKIGDPGGGGIRLPMRHVILQGIQRAPNAKALVARLGQRSTVFAPTDDTEGIIDAGLDSEQFDLLRLVDGSRSLYEICTAGPFSAAENAKLMYAFQVLQLIRRPALEENEPQESKSEPETSSVKIRLKTPGGRFSG
- the glp gene encoding gephyrin-like molybdotransferase Glp, which codes for MITPQEAWSRLSPLLVPLPPEDCPRRQARGRVLAHDLAATVDVPPADVSAMDGYALEGAFEAGAERTVAGVIAAGDAPGFELPPGQAVRIMTGAPVPTGADRVVPVEATDRGRERVRFERPSTDRDHIRRQGEVLRSGAPLLATGTPLSSSALSLIATHGYQTVPTVRPPRVRVLATGDEIVPPEALPQPGQLRDSHTDFLLAAGAARGLTFEALGIARDDPRDLRAKIAHGLEADVLLVCGGVSAGEFDYAEGIFAELGCEALFDAVAMQPGKPLVAGRHPGGLVFGLPGNPASVMVSYRLFVQPTLDRLAGRPAELLGDARQGTLLTPAPAAKGRDRFLPARVAWQNGVARVEPLVAKGSHDLAAFGLANALLHRPADSPAVEVGSTVSFLDLD
- a CDS encoding VWA domain-containing protein encodes the protein MSSRALRNLVFAVLCLVLGWPLAAQPADLILVLDASGSMWGQIDGKNKIVIAREVFAELVDDLPDEQTVGVVAYGHRREGDCEDIELVAPLARLDRAQLKTTVDGLQPKGKTPLTAAVERAFEEVRQRDSATVILISDGLETCNADPCAAVRRAKDEGLDFILHVVGFDVSKEDLSSLECAAQAGDGLFFSAANANELGTALEQAVQAPVDEPPGALAVKVINGGELQDASVVVTTPSGEQVNLGRTYTDPSTNPRRLPLAAGSYEVKVQALGIKGDTQRRFSLTLEEGEVAEREFDFTSGGLSIGVLRNGQLSDATVRVYLAGTSQEVASGRTYTSEKTNPKAFELTPGTYDVQIQSVEIKGPVRHTSTDLVVNPGDQTTAEVAFESGEIALGARRDGALADAVVHVRSVATGKAIAQGRTYTSEKTNPKVFTVEPGEYRVSLKPAGDGEPQEHTVTVETGGRVEKMVDF